From Salinibacterium sp. ZJ450, one genomic window encodes:
- a CDS encoding Hsp70 family protein, with translation MRYVLGIDIGTSFTAAAIARLGDEPDPRPQALNLGRHGASVPSVIFLDDDGRVLVGEAAERRGLGRPDRMVREFKRRIGDQVPIAVGDLQISAEHVFATMARWVVDRAEEREGAPPESVMLSHPASWGTYKTSLVRSALAGVGLADVMLLTEPQAAVLHYATEKRVDIGTTIAVYDLGGGTFDVAAVTKTDADRFDVLGVAGGLERLGGADFDDLVFRHVATSLGDSVDALDATNPAVLIALSHVRRECREAKEALSFDTEATIPVLLPDTQTQVRLVRSEFESMISDAVHETIRAFTEALDTAGVRPADVGAILLIGGSSRIPLVSQLLSEQLARPIAIDVDPKASISLGAAFAAASSQLAATAIDAADAADRAEIPVAIVPVRAGLGSRLSARVADRAAQFRAAHPRVNLHLTTAAAMAGALALTGVVWQVSTELSESQPPASSTASEADADADADAGILGSKRAAAAPVANPSGPDAALPPSTPGAAQPAPPASRNGSQRPPNAGMIGDTRPNVPRSAVTPLAPQPAAPGSGGKPATSSLTPGSPVTPRPEPTPRTTPDPTPHPVPDPTSDPVPDPVPSPAPDTNPDPVPHPTPDPTPDPTPIPVPGSTPNPDSTPTPIPDPPTEPTLAPTETMTAGR, from the coding sequence ATGCGCTACGTCCTGGGCATTGATATTGGAACCAGCTTTACTGCCGCCGCCATCGCCCGGCTCGGCGATGAACCAGACCCACGACCGCAGGCGCTGAACCTCGGCCGACACGGTGCGTCGGTGCCCTCGGTGATTTTCCTGGATGACGATGGTCGCGTCCTGGTCGGGGAGGCTGCCGAACGGCGCGGGCTCGGTCGACCCGACCGGATGGTGCGAGAGTTCAAGCGCCGCATTGGGGATCAGGTTCCCATCGCCGTGGGTGACCTGCAGATCTCCGCAGAGCACGTCTTCGCCACAATGGCACGCTGGGTCGTCGATCGCGCGGAGGAACGAGAAGGCGCCCCGCCCGAATCGGTGATGCTCTCGCACCCGGCCAGCTGGGGTACGTACAAGACCTCACTCGTGCGCAGTGCGCTGGCCGGAGTGGGCCTCGCTGATGTCATGCTGCTGACCGAACCGCAGGCGGCGGTGCTGCATTACGCCACCGAGAAGCGAGTGGACATCGGAACCACCATCGCGGTCTACGACCTCGGCGGTGGAACCTTTGACGTGGCCGCCGTCACGAAAACCGACGCGGACAGGTTCGACGTGCTGGGGGTCGCCGGCGGCCTGGAACGGCTGGGCGGCGCCGACTTCGACGACCTCGTGTTCCGGCACGTCGCGACGAGCCTCGGCGATTCCGTCGATGCTCTCGACGCCACCAACCCTGCCGTGCTGATCGCGCTGTCACACGTTCGCCGGGAGTGCCGCGAGGCGAAAGAGGCCCTCTCATTCGACACCGAGGCCACGATCCCGGTGCTCCTTCCCGACACACAGACGCAGGTGCGGCTGGTGCGTTCGGAGTTCGAAAGCATGATCAGTGACGCTGTTCACGAGACCATCCGCGCGTTCACCGAAGCCCTCGACACTGCCGGGGTACGGCCAGCAGATGTCGGCGCCATTCTGCTCATCGGCGGTTCATCCCGCATTCCGCTGGTTTCGCAGCTCCTGTCGGAGCAACTGGCGCGACCGATTGCGATCGACGTCGATCCGAAAGCCTCGATCTCGCTCGGAGCGGCGTTCGCAGCGGCCAGTTCCCAGCTCGCGGCTACTGCGATAGATGCAGCGGATGCCGCTGACAGGGCTGAGATACCGGTGGCTATCGTGCCCGTGCGCGCCGGCCTTGGCTCCCGTCTGTCGGCTCGTGTCGCCGACCGAGCCGCGCAGTTCAGGGCGGCGCATCCACGGGTGAACCTGCACCTGACCACGGCTGCCGCGATGGCCGGAGCGCTGGCCCTGACCGGCGTGGTGTGGCAGGTCTCCACCGAGCTCTCCGAGTCGCAGCCTCCAGCCAGCTCCACCGCCTCAGAAGCCGATGCCGACGCCGACGCCGACGCCGGCATTTTGGGATCAAAACGAGCCGCCGCTGCGCCTGTTGCGAATCCATCTGGGCCCGACGCGGCGCTACCGCCGAGCACTCCCGGCGCCGCTCAGCCCGCGCCACCCGCCAGTCGGAATGGCAGCCAACGGCCTCCGAATGCGGGCATGATCGGTGATACCAGACCCAATGTTCCCCGCTCGGCGGTAACGCCGCTGGCTCCTCAGCCTGCCGCACCAGGCAGTGGAGGAAAGCCGGCGACGTCGTCACTCACGCCGGGGTCGCCCGTAACTCCCCGGCCTGAGCCGACCCCGCGGACCACGCCCGATCCGACGCCGCACCCCGTACCTGACCCGACCTCCGATCCCGTGCCAGACCCGGTACCGAGCCCCGCGCCAGACACAAACCCCGATCCCGTGCCACACCCGACGCCGGATCCCACGCCTGATCCGACACCGATCCCGGTACCAGGCTCGACGCCAAACCCAGATTCGACGCCAACGCCCATACCGGATCCCCCGACCGAGCCCACCCTCGCCCCAACAGAGACGATGACGGCGGGTCGGTGA
- the sigJ gene encoding RNA polymerase sigma factor SigJ produces MTVFTPGSAEYRQLFGVSYRLLGSSHDAEDAVQEGLARWQELSAEQQAEIREPVAWLTTVVSRISLDVLGSARARRESYTGIWLPEPVLGPAGITDLPQSRFVDPEDSVSLDESVSLALLVAMEQLTPGERVSLILHDVFGLPFAEIADIVGRSPDACRQLASTARRHVRAGRRFEVPGPERDRVVQAFAAACLGGDIRNLVAVLDPDVVSRADGGEHVHAARRTLVGADAVARYLLGLMSKYGAGVSAAIELVNGRSGIVMRAGGAVTGVIDLGVVDGRVAEIALVVNPEKLG; encoded by the coding sequence ATGACCGTGTTCACCCCCGGCAGTGCCGAGTACCGTCAACTGTTCGGCGTGAGCTACCGGCTGCTCGGGTCGTCGCACGATGCCGAGGATGCGGTGCAGGAGGGGCTGGCCCGCTGGCAGGAACTGAGCGCCGAGCAGCAGGCGGAGATTCGCGAACCGGTGGCCTGGTTGACCACCGTGGTGAGCCGGATCTCGCTCGACGTGCTGGGCTCGGCCCGGGCGCGCCGGGAGAGCTACACCGGGATCTGGCTGCCCGAGCCGGTGCTCGGCCCGGCGGGAATTACCGACCTGCCGCAGAGTCGGTTCGTCGATCCCGAAGACTCGGTCAGCCTGGACGAGTCGGTGTCGCTGGCGCTGCTGGTGGCGATGGAGCAGCTGACGCCCGGGGAGCGGGTCAGCCTGATTCTGCACGACGTGTTCGGACTGCCGTTCGCGGAGATCGCCGACATCGTCGGCCGCTCCCCCGACGCCTGCCGGCAGCTGGCCTCTACCGCGCGGCGGCACGTGCGGGCCGGTCGCCGGTTCGAGGTGCCGGGGCCGGAGCGGGACCGCGTGGTGCAGGCGTTCGCGGCCGCGTGCCTGGGTGGCGACATCCGGAATCTGGTGGCAGTGCTGGATCCCGACGTGGTATCACGCGCCGACGGCGGCGAGCACGTGCATGCGGCCCGCCGCACGCTGGTGGGCGCCGACGCGGTGGCCCGGTACCTGCTGGGCCTGATGTCGAAGTACGGTGCTGGCGTGTCCGCGGCGATCGAGCTGGTGAACGGGCGCAGCGGGATCGTGATGCGGGCCGGCGGTGCGGTGACGGGCGTGATCGATCTCGGTGTCGTGGATGGCCGGGTGGCGGAGATCGCGCTGGTGGTGAATCCGGAGAAGCTCGGGTAG
- a CDS encoding alpha/beta hydrolase, with protein MLGIRRTALGALIAIAVTVLIVGCAPGGGAGAAGAPAGGVASAGVAAAAAAPAIFPLLSADPDVEVLEDLRYGTADDGSALLLDVCLPGSATSEASPAIVSIHGGSWARGDKGDVAWRAVCRWLASEGFVTFSLNYRLVPAVVFPAAVDDVQAAVRWVRSDSVASRFGVDPQRIGAFGGSAGGNLAALLGVSGSGSVGAGSRVAAVAALSGPMDLTGRHVTEAFAPVQLEYLGCAEYSTCDAAKAASPVFQADETDPPFFVGHALAEMIPVEQAAMFVSALRKAGVPVEYVTVEGALHSLELLDETMSGRVVEFFRAGLGAAVEPPVVEAPVVALTEEEPAA; from the coding sequence ATGTTGGGGATTCGGCGGACCGCGCTGGGGGCACTGATCGCGATCGCGGTCACGGTGCTCATTGTCGGCTGCGCGCCGGGCGGTGGTGCGGGTGCAGCTGGTGCGCCGGCCGGTGGTGTTGCTAGTGCCGGTGTCGCTGCCGCTGCTGCAGCTCCCGCGATCTTCCCGCTGCTGAGCGCGGACCCGGATGTCGAGGTGCTTGAGGATCTGCGCTACGGCACCGCGGACGACGGCTCGGCGCTGCTGCTTGACGTGTGCCTGCCGGGGTCGGCGACATCCGAAGCCAGTCCGGCGATTGTGTCGATCCATGGCGGCTCGTGGGCGCGCGGCGACAAGGGCGATGTGGCCTGGCGGGCGGTTTGCCGGTGGTTGGCGTCGGAGGGGTTCGTGACGTTTTCACTGAACTACCGGCTGGTTCCGGCGGTGGTGTTCCCGGCGGCGGTCGATGACGTGCAGGCGGCGGTGCGCTGGGTTCGCTCAGACTCGGTTGCGTCACGATTTGGCGTAGACCCGCAGCGGATCGGCGCGTTCGGCGGCTCGGCGGGCGGCAACCTGGCGGCGCTGCTCGGTGTTTCGGGCTCCGGGTCGGTCGGCGCCGGGTCAAGGGTGGCTGCGGTCGCGGCGCTGAGTGGTCCGATGGATTTGACCGGACGGCACGTGACCGAGGCGTTCGCACCGGTTCAGCTGGAGTACCTCGGCTGCGCGGAGTATTCGACGTGCGACGCAGCGAAGGCTGCATCCCCGGTATTCCAGGCGGACGAGACCGACCCGCCGTTCTTCGTGGGGCATGCGCTGGCCGAGATGATCCCGGTGGAGCAGGCGGCGATGTTCGTCTCCGCACTGCGGAAGGCGGGAGTGCCCGTCGAGTACGTCACCGTCGAGGGCGCGCTGCACTCGCTCGAGCTGCTCGATGAGACGATGTCGGGGCGGGTTGTCGAGTTCTTCCGGGCGGGGCTCGGGGCGGCGGTGGAGCCGCCGGTCGTGGAAGCGCCGGTGGTGGCGCTGACCGAGGAAGAGCCAGCCGCGTAG
- a CDS encoding DEAD/DEAH box helicase has translation MPPFKKAAPSRAPKTGPKSGSKSPKHRGYKPEADAPAKKERWNSDERAARGRSTERPRGAGASDERRPDWTPRDKQGQGSRFGDRTQQRPERGGYGDRNQRPSYGDRTERPVYNDRNRTERPSYGDRPQRDDRAPRRDFGDRNERPQRSTSERPAYNDRNRTERPAYNDRNRTERPSYGDRPQRDDRAPRRDFGDRNERPQRSNTERPAYNDRNRTERPAYGDRPQRTERPAYGDRPQRDDRAPRRDFGTDRPQRTERTERPAYGDRPQRDDRAPRRDFSSDRPQRTERPSYGDRDNRAPRRDFNGSDRNDRSSAPRRESSYYPSKDATRFTPQDDVVLEKLEAVMTTADEIVNVSFEDLGIGGNIQRALAELGAATPFPIQAATIPDVIAGKDVLGRGRTGSGKTIAFGAPLVEKLMENGGGKARQMGRKPRALILAPTRELALQIDRTVQPIARSVGLFTTQIYGGVPQQRQVGALQRGVDIIVGTPGRIEDLIEQGRLDLSEVVVTVLDEADHMCDLGFLEPVQRIIRSTAPKGQKLLFSATLDKGVAMLVNEFLTDPAVHEVAGEDQASSTIDHRVLLIDHKEKGRIIEQLAWGPGKKLIFARTRAFAEQLADQLEDAGIPATSLHGDLNQARRTRNLQQLTSGRVNVLVATDVAARGIHVDDITLVIQADAPDEFKSYLHRAGRTGRAGKQGTVVTLIGRNRQRRMDELLERAEIKAEYVEVRPGDALLDELANAGSETAGSDDTELVA, from the coding sequence ATGCCTCCCTTCAAGAAGGCGGCGCCGTCGCGCGCCCCGAAGACCGGACCCAAGTCCGGCAGCAAATCCCCCAAGCACCGCGGTTACAAGCCCGAGGCTGACGCTCCCGCCAAGAAGGAGCGTTGGAACAGCGATGAGCGCGCCGCCCGCGGCCGCAGCACCGAACGCCCCCGTGGCGCTGGCGCGAGCGACGAGCGTCGCCCCGACTGGACTCCCCGCGACAAGCAGGGCCAGGGAAGCCGCTTCGGCGACCGCACCCAGCAGCGCCCCGAGCGCGGCGGATACGGCGACCGCAACCAGCGTCCGTCCTACGGCGACCGCACCGAGCGCCCCGTGTACAACGACCGCAACCGCACGGAGCGTCCGTCCTACGGTGACCGCCCGCAGCGTGATGACCGCGCGCCCCGCCGCGATTTCGGCGACCGCAATGAGCGTCCGCAGCGCAGCACCTCCGAGCGTCCGGCGTACAACGACCGTAACCGGACCGAGCGCCCCGCGTACAACGACCGCAACCGCACGGAGCGTCCGTCCTACGGTGACCGCCCGCAGCGTGATGACCGCGCGCCCCGTCGCGACTTCGGCGACCGCAACGAGCGCCCGCAGCGCAGCAACACGGAGCGTCCGGCGTACAACGACCGCAACCGCACCGAGCGTCCCGCCTATGGCGACCGCCCGCAGCGCACCGAGCGTCCCGCTTACGGTGACCGCCCGCAGCGCGATGACCGCGCCCCCCGTCGTGACTTCGGCACCGACCGTCCGCAGCGCACCGAGCGCACCGAGCGCCCCGCCTACGGTGACCGCCCGCAGCGTGACGACCGCGCCCCGCGTCGCGACTTCAGTTCCGACCGCCCCCAGCGCACCGAGCGTCCGTCCTACGGCGACCGCGACAACCGCGCACCCCGGCGCGACTTCAACGGCAGTGACCGCAACGACCGCAGCAGCGCCCCGCGCCGCGAGTCGAGCTACTACCCGTCCAAGGACGCCACCCGGTTCACCCCGCAGGATGACGTGGTGCTCGAGAAGCTCGAAGCCGTGATGACCACCGCTGACGAGATCGTGAACGTGTCGTTCGAAGACCTCGGCATCGGTGGCAACATCCAGCGTGCGCTGGCCGAGCTCGGCGCGGCCACCCCGTTCCCGATCCAGGCCGCCACTATCCCCGACGTGATCGCAGGCAAGGACGTGCTCGGCCGTGGCCGCACCGGCTCCGGCAAGACCATCGCGTTCGGCGCTCCGCTCGTGGAGAAGCTGATGGAGAACGGCGGAGGCAAGGCGCGCCAGATGGGCCGCAAGCCCCGCGCGCTGATCCTCGCCCCCACCCGTGAGCTGGCCCTGCAGATCGACCGCACCGTGCAGCCGATCGCCCGCAGCGTCGGCCTGTTCACCACCCAGATCTACGGTGGTGTCCCCCAGCAGCGCCAGGTGGGCGCGCTGCAGCGCGGCGTCGACATCATCGTCGGCACCCCCGGACGCATCGAAGACCTCATCGAGCAGGGCCGCCTCGACCTCAGCGAGGTCGTCGTCACCGTGCTCGACGAGGCCGACCACATGTGCGACCTCGGCTTCCTCGAGCCGGTGCAGCGCATCATCCGCAGCACCGCGCCGAAGGGCCAGAAGCTGCTGTTCAGCGCCACCCTCGACAAGGGCGTGGCGATGCTGGTCAACGAGTTCCTCACCGACCCGGCCGTGCACGAGGTCGCCGGTGAAGACCAGGCCTCCAGCACCATCGACCACCGCGTGCTGCTGATCGACCACAAGGAAAAGGGTCGGATCATCGAGCAGCTCGCCTGGGGCCCCGGCAAGAAGCTGATCTTCGCCCGCACCCGTGCGTTCGCCGAGCAGCTCGCCGACCAGCTCGAGGACGCCGGCATCCCGGCAACCAGCCTGCACGGCGACCTGAACCAGGCGCGCCGCACCCGCAACCTGCAGCAGCTGACCAGCGGCCGCGTCAACGTGCTGGTGGCAACGGATGTCGCAGCCCGCGGCATCCACGTCGATGACATCACTCTGGTGATCCAGGCCGACGCTCCCGACGAGTTCAAGTCCTACCTGCACCGCGCCGGCCGCACCGGCCGCGCCGGCAAGCAGGGCACCGTGGTGACGCTGATCGGCCGCAACCGTCAGCGCCGCATGGATGAACTGCTCGAGCGCGCCGAGATCAAGGCCGAGTACGTCGAGGTGCGTCCGGGCGACGCGTTGCTCGACGAGCTGGCCAACGCCGGCTCGGAGACCGCCGGCTCCGACGACACCGAGCTGGTCGCGTAA
- a CDS encoding IclR family transcriptional regulator — MSQPPQVPAADATLRILSHLASQRGPVPASTIATALHLPRSTVYHLLATLQQRGFVVHLPEERRYGLGVAAFELSSGFARQQPLSHLGRPLIAQLVDRTGESAHLGVLHGRDVLYLVEERAPRRPSLVTDVGVRLPSHLTASGRAMLAALPKAQVRALYPDAAAFVTRNGTGPRTLSALRTLLDRTTQAGYAMEDGEVTDGLGSVAAVVRDHTGWPAAAIATTFPTATTPEHRWPELAVEVQRTAAELTRRIRGIPR; from the coding sequence ATGTCGCAGCCGCCGCAAGTGCCCGCCGCCGACGCGACACTGCGCATCCTCAGCCACCTGGCGAGCCAGCGCGGACCGGTGCCCGCCTCGACCATCGCCACCGCCCTTCACCTGCCCCGCTCCACGGTCTATCACCTGCTGGCGACACTGCAGCAGCGCGGGTTCGTGGTGCACCTGCCCGAGGAGCGCCGCTACGGTTTGGGCGTCGCCGCCTTCGAGCTCAGCTCCGGCTTCGCCCGGCAGCAGCCGCTGTCGCATCTCGGACGTCCGCTGATCGCGCAGCTCGTCGACCGCACCGGCGAGAGCGCCCACCTCGGCGTGCTGCACGGCCGCGACGTGCTCTACCTCGTCGAGGAACGCGCCCCGAGGCGACCGTCGCTGGTCACCGACGTGGGCGTGCGGCTGCCCAGCCACCTCACCGCGAGCGGGCGGGCTATGCTCGCCGCGCTGCCCAAGGCGCAGGTGCGGGCCTTGTATCCGGATGCCGCGGCGTTCGTCACCCGCAACGGCACCGGCCCACGCACCCTATCGGCGCTGCGCACTCTGCTCGACCGCACGACGCAGGCCGGCTACGCCATGGAGGACGGCGAGGTCACCGACGGCCTCGGCTCGGTGGCGGCGGTGGTGCGCGATCACACCGGCTGGCCGGCTGCGGCGATCGCGACCACGTTCCCCACCGCGACGACCCCCGAACACCGCTGGCCGGAGCTGGCCGTCGAGGTGCAGCGCACCGCGGCGGAACTCACCCGGCGGATCCGCGGCATCCCACGCTGA
- a CDS encoding NAD(P)/FAD-dependent oxidoreductase, with protein sequence MPSSSASDHTVLVIGGGYAGIMAANRLRSSLTTAEAARVRITVISPAGQFVERVRLHQVAAGTLASAARPLREMLHDDIDVVAGSVTSIEPVGQQVTVAVAVADTDGTDGGRARARARVLRYDSLIYTVGSTAALSTPGVAEHSHPLADPESASRAQAAIAAGSAGQRIVVVGGGATGVEAASEIAGRHPDAAVTLLPAGQLLPAMRATAQRDIRRTLGRLGVRIQEGSRVQQVQTDVVVLTDGATVPFDVCIWAASFDVPRLADDSGLATDSAGRLLVDESLRSVDHPSIVGAGDAVRVPDSVGAHLRMSCASALPLGGAAAETVLAQLRGQEPKPISIGYVVQCLSLGRKNGYAQLVGADDVPLRLAVGGALAARIKEAIVRMTVSGPLKERSKPGSYWAPRGPRRVVASVALPASSSSSSSAGVPR encoded by the coding sequence GTGCCGTCATCCAGCGCATCAGACCACACCGTTCTCGTGATCGGAGGCGGGTACGCCGGCATCATGGCCGCGAACCGGCTGCGGTCTTCGCTCACTACCGCGGAGGCCGCCCGGGTTCGCATCACCGTGATCAGCCCCGCCGGGCAGTTCGTGGAACGCGTGCGGCTGCACCAGGTGGCCGCCGGCACCCTCGCCTCGGCTGCACGGCCGCTGCGGGAAATGCTGCACGACGACATCGACGTGGTGGCCGGATCGGTGACGAGCATCGAGCCGGTGGGGCAGCAGGTGACGGTGGCGGTCGCGGTGGCTGACACGGATGGTACCGATGGCGGCCGGGCTCGGGCTCGGGCTCGGGTGCTGCGCTATGACTCGCTGATCTACACGGTGGGCAGCACGGCGGCGCTGTCCACGCCCGGCGTCGCGGAGCACAGCCACCCGCTCGCCGATCCGGAATCCGCCAGCCGCGCGCAGGCGGCGATTGCGGCCGGTTCGGCTGGGCAGCGGATCGTCGTGGTCGGGGGCGGCGCGACCGGCGTCGAAGCGGCCTCCGAGATCGCGGGGCGGCACCCGGATGCTGCGGTGACCCTGCTGCCGGCCGGCCAGCTGCTGCCTGCGATGCGGGCGACGGCGCAGCGCGACATCCGGCGCACGCTTGGTCGGCTGGGCGTGCGAATCCAGGAGGGGTCGCGGGTGCAGCAGGTACAGACGGATGTCGTGGTCTTGACCGATGGCGCGACCGTTCCGTTCGACGTGTGCATCTGGGCGGCGTCGTTCGACGTGCCTCGGCTGGCCGATGACAGCGGACTTGCCACCGACTCGGCTGGGCGGCTGCTCGTGGACGAGAGCCTGCGCAGTGTCGACCACCCCTCGATCGTGGGCGCGGGCGATGCGGTGCGGGTACCCGATTCGGTCGGAGCGCACCTGCGGATGAGCTGCGCGAGCGCCCTGCCGCTCGGCGGCGCGGCGGCCGAGACCGTGCTCGCGCAACTGCGCGGGCAGGAGCCCAAGCCGATCTCGATCGGCTACGTGGTGCAGTGCCTCAGCCTCGGGCGCAAGAACGGATACGCGCAGCTGGTGGGGGCTGATGATGTCCCGTTGCGGCTGGCTGTCGGCGGTGCACTGGCGGCCCGTATCAAGGAGGCCATTGTGCGGATGACGGTGAGTGGTCCGCTGAAGGAGCGCAGCAAGCCCGGCTCGTACTGGGCACCTCGCGGGCCGCGGCGGGTGGTGGCTTCGGTTGCGCTGCCTGCGTCTTCTTCTTCGTCTTCGTCGGCTGGGGTGCCGCGATGA
- a CDS encoding MFS transporter encodes MLGTRHPLLNLRVFGIPTFRVTNSGGFVFRLVVNAVPFLLPLLFQDAFGWTPLESGFVVGALFVGNVGIKPTTTPLLRRFGFRAVLLGSLVGTILCLVLFALLGSDTPTAAIAVLALVSGAFRSVGFTAYNTLQFADLDAEQLGSANTLSATLAQLASGLGIAIAATSLRLGDASVSADDLLSPFRLAFLLLAALTLVCVVSALLLPKDAAGHVTARV; translated from the coding sequence ATGCTCGGCACGCGACATCCGCTGCTCAATCTGCGGGTCTTCGGCATTCCCACTTTTCGGGTGACGAACTCGGGCGGGTTCGTCTTTCGGTTGGTGGTGAACGCGGTGCCGTTCCTGCTGCCGCTGCTGTTCCAGGACGCCTTCGGCTGGACCCCGCTGGAGTCGGGGTTCGTGGTCGGCGCCCTGTTCGTGGGCAACGTTGGCATCAAGCCGACCACCACGCCGCTGCTCCGGCGGTTCGGGTTTCGCGCGGTGCTGCTCGGCTCGCTAGTCGGCACGATCCTGTGCCTGGTGCTGTTCGCGCTGCTCGGATCAGACACGCCCACCGCCGCGATCGCGGTGCTGGCGCTGGTCAGTGGCGCGTTCCGCTCGGTGGGCTTCACCGCGTACAACACGCTGCAGTTCGCCGACCTCGATGCGGAGCAGCTCGGCTCGGCGAACACGCTGTCGGCCACTCTCGCGCAGCTGGCGTCCGGGCTGGGAATCGCGATCGCCGCGACCAGCCTGCGGCTCGGGGATGCCTCGGTGTCAGCCGACGATCTGCTGAGCCCTTTCCGCCTGGCGTTCCTGCTGCTCGCGGCGCTCACGCTGGTCTGCGTGGTCAGCGCGTTGCTGCTGCCGAAGGATGCCGCGGGGCATGTGACCGCGAGGGTATAA